A genomic window from Phocoena sinus isolate mPhoSin1 chromosome 20, mPhoSin1.pri, whole genome shotgun sequence includes:
- the LOC116746391 gene encoding U6 snRNA-associated Sm-like protein LSm3 — protein MADDVDQQQTTNTVEEPLDLIRLSLDERIYVKMRNDRELRGRLHAYDQHLNMILGDVEETVTTIEIDEETYEEIYKSTKRNTPMLFVRGDGVVLVAPPLRVG, from the coding sequence ATGGCGGACGACGTGGACCAGCAACAAACTACCAACACTGTAGAAGAGCCTCTGGATCTCATCAGGCTCAGTCTGGATGAACGAATCTATGTGAAAATGAGAAATGACAGAGAGCTTCGAGGCAGGTTACATGCTTATGATCAGCATTTAAATATGATATTGGGAGATGTGGAAGAAACTGTGACAACCATAGAAATTGATGAAGAAACATATGAAGAGATATATAAATCAACCAAACGGAATACCCCGATGCTTTTTGTCCGGGGAGATGGTGTTGTGCTAGTTGCCCCACCATTGAGAGTTGGTTGA